From Acidobacteriota bacterium, one genomic window encodes:
- a CDS encoding tetratricopeptide repeat protein, which translates to MRKATLLFFALFASVILSLNQLPLSQAAPNTAPVTAIQPASQAKPKPVAKKAGAGDKTAGQTRLFPKPKPDPTRAQTPEIDTALFLTEEFQGVQSRVPRPYAEARDQIGQLLTKYPQDTKLLRYAANLDEKLGNFDQSITEMQQYTELRGNAPNALRRLAAFYHQRAMFADEVRTLQRLAPVAFPFERDAIYQEIAKRVKQHSLQGFDLAEFYRKTIETDPNNLKLVEQYITQLTETRNYTEATRALTELQPKYPADLQYFLKTRASVYEQTQDRRRAEAVYGDAFDPLWPRPIVSDYYDLLRRIGRYRSYRRDLQEKFLRSKTADFNVATRLFNLYAYEANLEQAQRVVTEFENRRTAQKASWNRKELETLAGQCLQIGSYDLASRFLYSMYLMQGLQPGTHEREQTLARLTQLLLDAQTNGLPLSTGDLSFYRDVAQIDQGAGFLNGTLSLILAGSSPQSEFKAVESSAVAYFNRAFAHRLYTGLKTEYPASKQLPELTAKLLDAFTAMGEYEIVVKLGDEFLKQNPQSPNFDVITLKIADAEVRLNRRASERTRLIALMDRKAAELKPGQLLVPVASKRWTYKPTPVPGETVATDGTPVEESESETDSGSTVYEIYDPAEGSDSDSSEYQYYDYPTDYLGNGIQPADAITYSRVLERVIASYAAEEKPQETLKFLYGEIKKHSQEEGLYEQMLKWLGQNSLVDDQLKVYSDAVRRFHTNTWYHRMARWYVRNDRKQAFEQYSRELTEILDDGDIEEYLQQFITQADPNSNQNDARLYLELYRFAHDRFPTNVSFVKGLLTYYKQTKNWKEWEKLSAQYYFSDPDIREELLRWQSQSNTLRSNYEAAKGRAATSPVYNQFAADGAMWLSHHDEALTAYRELVKKYPGEPQYAERLAKMARSLGSQDIKLYEESAAAWISLAKVYPTSHTFPTQAGEVYAEMSDFKRAGEQWDAILNRERGNPETFLEVASIYWDYFQYDDAIRILSTLRQTMGSTTAYGYQMGAIYEGKNQMDRAIAEYVAVLVEVGDTRTQTVKRLRQLTPRKDYAAQIARAFAARAAQPGANDDGQLTLGYVEYLKAVKQFDEAFTLLKRDVQTRTSPEFLEAASDEFRRNRRTDEEEQTLKRLVTLARDEHEAMKYRLQLAAFYERNNQVDTAVSVMDRLTSEFATNLGVLQEATQFYWRVGLLDKSIALYQRTSTQAVGQYKRQFTLQLAKRQMDAGKLADSEKTLRTWYGENPLDIEAFTLLTKVLAESNQSEALAELYKTGLKNIANGNLSSDERRNKTADLRLGLIETLTKLKRHSEAVDQYIEIINRDPENTTALAAALRYSSRTGQMGRLRAYYTDLAQKADRNYRWNVVLGEISIYNGEVTVASDQYRQAILNEPQRLDFRSKLAGLYEQLGRYDDAVAVLRRAYEIDAGNSEWLVTLASLYIHQGKADKAVETLREAVTVRKNTLAATYFQYGQILLSAGMVKESVKFFEDGVEKVRRDPYRNAISSYEAGNWLTAVALTETPLTALTKAETLVNLLTAEANKPNNAQPGTPRGSAETVRSTLREKLAEIVFNYATPAQMTELEAALRKRVDQNQANTIESLTNLNSLVEWFDMLGLTAAQEAALIRAKDVAYAIRTNNQDGRFHTQLQSLLAFYRSRENFKTVIQLLETEEKREKYPGTYNYPVAIAAEYRAAGDVSGEMQTLARLYRSQSGDMVTSENAEVGRYLNLLYTQGKRAELDALAQIRSPYQLQLINFLAKRREKDLARKAIANAGLSPAWIKSRTAQLELYFRNSSPDVEPLFREVLNLRPIGEQLAQTPNQQRELVGDDWYKVASNYGVWLTLDPKRTKDASRYLLAYAEDSPKSDEAQRGLANFHRLDKRFDLAKAHIQLAKELDPAQIETYALEGSILYESGDRTGGRAVWNQLLNLPRGVSEAYVRYLQVMTEHDLFLEALPAVEERLVARVRRPDVDPEDWAGLARAMSATADEEPKFAKAVNDSFVRVMQAVPEDMNFGLLILNEKLVPASEKIPFLRMMHNRAADTVLAAYSNGDYNFNNYGYYTYYFNYSSPANVLKVVEQRWIDHLLEKKNYPEAEKTLAEMRSLRTLLFGQLRESEAVNPDEYYSDSDDLTVEPTWMVMAQAVLELRTNRAALALQRLRTAIGLDKADDFREGEMDYEGNDYSYDSETKVTYQNAYNLLVNENHQAEADALLGEFYQKFQSPNSPLSFFVGMAEIEFRRGRTAEGLAQLTRLINNRNTADALISAAETAAHYGQFAQAVEWRTKATRLAPLNTLNRIELARVQERVGTAETALTTLADLIDNQNTTNPERLTAIEVLGGIARRNRTAASALMARYTSKPEYTSQLVLAQIQEATGNTSAAKSILDRLAAAPFATMARIERGQLAIREKQPETALTAYLAALKDDPEKQLSERLAFADAQPGTNLIELYLATNQSPAALRLAGTPTTEESESSDSDLTSFTYQTIVNEDSLPEPALRTLAAESRRHTRDYQQRVYPLLVEAAVQTGDLPQALEFARVARKFAKTPELIAAADKRIETLTEQVNQFNRTNLIFGTSVTGPESLESTLGEAIARK; encoded by the coding sequence ATGCGAAAAGCAACCCTGCTTTTTTTTGCTCTCTTTGCTTCGGTCATCCTCAGCCTCAATCAACTTCCACTGAGCCAGGCCGCCCCCAACACCGCGCCGGTAACTGCCATTCAGCCTGCGTCCCAGGCCAAACCCAAACCAGTGGCCAAAAAAGCTGGCGCCGGCGACAAGACTGCTGGCCAGACCAGGTTATTCCCCAAGCCGAAGCCTGATCCGACCCGGGCCCAAACACCTGAGATTGATACCGCGTTGTTTTTGACCGAGGAATTTCAGGGCGTCCAGAGCCGCGTTCCGCGCCCCTATGCAGAAGCCCGCGACCAGATTGGCCAGTTGCTCACCAAATATCCGCAAGACACCAAACTCCTGCGCTATGCGGCCAACCTGGATGAAAAGCTCGGCAATTTTGACCAGTCCATCACGGAGATGCAGCAGTACACAGAGTTGCGCGGCAATGCTCCGAACGCGCTCCGGCGGCTGGCGGCCTTCTACCACCAGCGGGCGATGTTTGCCGACGAAGTACGCACCTTGCAACGGCTGGCGCCAGTGGCATTTCCGTTTGAACGCGACGCCATTTACCAGGAAATTGCCAAACGCGTCAAACAGCATAGTTTACAGGGATTTGACCTGGCTGAATTTTACCGAAAGACGATTGAAACTGATCCAAATAACCTCAAACTGGTTGAACAGTACATCACCCAACTGACCGAAACCCGGAACTACACGGAAGCCACACGGGCCCTGACCGAACTCCAGCCAAAATACCCGGCTGACCTGCAGTACTTTCTCAAAACCAGAGCCAGCGTCTATGAACAGACCCAGGATCGCCGCCGGGCCGAAGCTGTCTACGGCGATGCCTTTGACCCGCTCTGGCCGCGCCCGATTGTGAGCGATTATTATGACCTGCTCCGCCGGATTGGCCGCTATCGGTCATATCGCCGCGACCTGCAGGAGAAATTTCTGCGCTCGAAAACGGCTGATTTCAATGTGGCCACCCGACTCTTTAACCTCTATGCCTATGAAGCCAACCTCGAACAGGCACAGCGGGTCGTCACCGAATTTGAAAATCGCCGAACCGCCCAAAAAGCATCCTGGAACCGCAAAGAACTGGAAACTCTGGCCGGACAGTGTCTCCAGATTGGCAGCTATGATCTGGCATCGCGGTTTCTCTATTCAATGTACCTGATGCAGGGCCTGCAACCGGGTACGCATGAACGCGAACAGACCCTGGCCAGACTGACCCAGTTGCTCCTTGATGCCCAGACCAACGGCCTCCCCTTGAGTACCGGCGACCTCTCGTTTTATCGGGACGTAGCCCAAATTGATCAGGGCGCGGGCTTTTTGAATGGAACACTGTCGCTCATCCTGGCCGGCAGCAGCCCGCAAAGTGAATTCAAAGCGGTTGAAAGTTCAGCCGTGGCGTATTTTAACCGCGCCTTTGCCCATCGCCTCTACACCGGACTCAAAACCGAATACCCGGCGTCCAAACAACTGCCGGAACTGACCGCCAAACTGCTCGATGCGTTTACGGCAATGGGTGAATATGAAATCGTGGTCAAACTCGGCGATGAATTCCTCAAACAAAACCCGCAATCACCAAACTTTGATGTCATTACTCTGAAAATTGCCGATGCGGAAGTCCGTCTAAATCGTCGAGCCAGCGAACGGACCCGACTCATCGCCTTGATGGATCGCAAAGCCGCCGAACTCAAGCCCGGCCAATTGCTCGTGCCGGTGGCCTCGAAACGATGGACCTACAAACCGACACCAGTGCCGGGAGAAACCGTCGCCACCGATGGGACTCCGGTTGAAGAATCCGAATCTGAAACTGATTCAGGCAGCACGGTTTATGAAATTTATGACCCGGCGGAAGGCAGCGATAGCGATTCATCGGAGTATCAATATTATGACTATCCGACCGACTATCTGGGAAACGGCATCCAGCCAGCCGATGCCATTACTTATAGCCGGGTTCTGGAGCGGGTGATTGCGAGCTATGCCGCCGAGGAAAAACCCCAGGAAACGCTCAAGTTCCTCTATGGCGAAATCAAAAAACATTCGCAGGAAGAAGGACTCTATGAGCAAATGCTGAAGTGGCTGGGGCAAAACAGCCTGGTTGACGATCAACTCAAAGTGTATTCCGATGCGGTGCGCCGCTTTCATACCAACACCTGGTACCACCGCATGGCGCGCTGGTATGTTCGCAATGACCGGAAGCAGGCGTTTGAGCAGTACTCGCGTGAACTGACCGAGATTCTCGATGACGGCGACATCGAAGAATACCTGCAACAATTCATTACTCAGGCTGACCCAAACAGCAACCAGAACGACGCCCGGCTGTACCTCGAATTGTATCGGTTTGCCCACGACCGGTTTCCAACCAATGTCTCGTTTGTTAAAGGTCTGTTGACCTATTACAAACAAACCAAAAACTGGAAAGAATGGGAAAAATTATCAGCTCAGTATTACTTTTCAGACCCGGATATTCGTGAAGAACTCTTGCGGTGGCAATCGCAAAGCAACACCTTACGGTCAAACTATGAAGCCGCTAAAGGCCGGGCGGCAACTTCGCCGGTGTACAATCAATTTGCCGCCGATGGTGCGATGTGGCTCTCACACCACGACGAAGCCCTGACCGCCTATCGCGAACTGGTCAAAAAATATCCGGGCGAGCCCCAATATGCCGAACGGCTGGCCAAAATGGCCCGGTCGCTGGGCAGCCAGGACATCAAACTCTATGAGGAATCTGCCGCCGCCTGGATCAGCCTCGCCAAAGTCTATCCAACGTCACATACCTTCCCGACCCAGGCCGGCGAAGTCTATGCCGAAATGAGCGATTTCAAACGGGCTGGCGAGCAGTGGGACGCCATTCTCAACCGCGAACGCGGCAACCCGGAAACATTTCTCGAAGTCGCCAGCATTTATTGGGATTACTTTCAGTATGATGATGCCATCCGTATTTTGAGCACCTTGCGCCAGACCATGGGCAGCACGACGGCCTACGGCTATCAGATGGGCGCCATCTATGAAGGCAAAAACCAGATGGATCGGGCGATTGCCGAATATGTCGCGGTCCTGGTCGAAGTTGGCGACACACGGACCCAAACCGTCAAACGCCTGCGGCAACTCACGCCGCGCAAAGATTATGCGGCTCAGATTGCCAGGGCCTTTGCGGCCCGTGCCGCCCAACCGGGTGCTAATGACGACGGCCAGTTGACGCTTGGGTATGTGGAATATTTAAAAGCCGTTAAACAGTTTGACGAAGCCTTTACCCTGCTCAAACGCGACGTCCAGACCCGCACCAGCCCTGAATTCCTCGAAGCCGCTAGCGATGAATTCCGTCGCAATCGGCGAACCGATGAAGAAGAACAAACCCTCAAGCGGCTCGTGACGCTGGCCCGCGACGAACACGAAGCCATGAAATATCGGCTGCAACTGGCGGCCTTTTATGAGCGCAATAATCAGGTAGACACCGCCGTGTCGGTTATGGATCGCCTCACCAGCGAATTTGCCACCAATCTGGGCGTGCTGCAGGAAGCCACTCAGTTTTACTGGCGCGTTGGGCTGCTTGATAAATCCATTGCGCTCTATCAACGCACGTCAACCCAGGCGGTGGGACAGTACAAACGTCAATTTACGCTCCAGCTTGCCAAACGCCAGATGGATGCCGGCAAACTGGCGGATTCTGAAAAGACGCTCCGGACGTGGTATGGTGAAAACCCGCTTGATATCGAAGCCTTTACCCTTCTGACCAAAGTTCTGGCTGAATCCAATCAGTCAGAAGCCCTGGCCGAACTGTATAAAACCGGACTCAAAAACATCGCCAACGGAAACCTCAGCTCTGATGAACGCCGCAACAAAACGGCGGATTTGCGGCTGGGTTTGATCGAAACACTTACCAAACTCAAACGCCACAGCGAAGCGGTTGACCAGTACATTGAAATCATCAATCGGGATCCGGAGAACACAACCGCGCTGGCAGCGGCGTTGCGTTATTCGTCGCGCACCGGGCAAATGGGCCGGTTGCGGGCCTACTATACCGATCTGGCCCAAAAAGCGGACCGAAACTATCGCTGGAATGTCGTGCTGGGTGAAATCTCGATTTACAACGGTGAAGTCACTGTCGCCTCTGACCAATACCGGCAGGCAATTTTAAATGAACCACAGCGGCTTGATTTCCGCTCAAAACTGGCCGGGTTGTATGAGCAGCTTGGGCGCTATGACGATGCGGTAGCGGTGCTCCGGCGGGCCTACGAAATTGACGCCGGCAATTCGGAATGGCTCGTGACGCTGGCCAGTCTCTATATTCATCAAGGAAAAGCCGATAAAGCGGTTGAAACCCTGCGCGAAGCGGTTACGGTTCGGAAAAACACGCTGGCCGCCACTTATTTCCAATATGGTCAGATTCTGCTTTCGGCGGGCATGGTCAAGGAATCGGTGAAATTCTTTGAAGACGGCGTTGAAAAAGTCCGCCGTGATCCATACCGGAATGCCATTTCTTCCTATGAAGCCGGTAACTGGCTGACCGCCGTGGCGCTTACGGAAACACCGCTGACGGCACTGACCAAAGCTGAAACCCTGGTGAATCTACTCACTGCCGAGGCCAACAAACCCAATAATGCCCAACCGGGAACACCTCGGGGTTCAGCGGAAACCGTCCGGTCCACGCTCCGTGAAAAACTGGCGGAGATTGTCTTCAACTATGCCACGCCCGCCCAAATGACTGAACTTGAAGCCGCCCTTCGCAAGCGGGTGGACCAAAACCAGGCCAACACCATCGAAAGCCTGACCAACCTCAATTCACTGGTTGAATGGTTTGACATGCTGGGATTGACGGCTGCCCAGGAAGCCGCGCTCATCCGGGCCAAAGACGTGGCCTATGCCATCCGCACCAACAATCAGGATGGGCGCTTCCACACGCAACTCCAGTCGTTGCTTGCGTTTTATCGTTCACGAGAAAACTTCAAGACGGTCATTCAACTCCTCGAAACCGAGGAAAAACGCGAGAAATACCCTGGAACCTACAACTATCCGGTGGCGATTGCCGCCGAGTATCGCGCCGCCGGGGATGTATCAGGCGAGATGCAAACACTGGCCCGACTCTATCGCAGCCAGAGCGGCGATATGGTCACGAGTGAAAACGCGGAAGTCGGACGTTACTTAAACCTGCTCTATACTCAGGGCAAACGCGCCGAACTCGATGCCCTGGCCCAGATTCGCTCGCCGTATCAACTTCAATTGATCAATTTTCTGGCCAAACGACGCGAAAAAGACCTGGCTCGCAAGGCGATTGCCAACGCCGGATTGTCACCGGCGTGGATCAAGTCTCGAACCGCCCAGCTTGAACTGTATTTCCGCAATAGCTCCCCAGACGTGGAACCACTCTTCCGCGAAGTCCTCAACCTGCGGCCAATCGGCGAGCAACTGGCTCAAACGCCAAATCAGCAACGCGAACTGGTCGGCGATGACTGGTACAAAGTCGCGTCAAACTACGGTGTCTGGTTAACCCTTGACCCGAAACGGACCAAAGACGCCAGCCGGTACCTGCTGGCCTACGCCGAAGATTCGCCCAAATCGGATGAAGCCCAACGTGGTCTGGCCAATTTCCACCGGCTCGACAAACGATTTGACCTGGCCAAAGCCCACATCCAACTCGCCAAGGAATTGGATCCAGCACAAATTGAGACCTATGCGCTCGAAGGTTCAATTCTGTATGAATCAGGTGACCGCACTGGCGGGCGAGCGGTGTGGAACCAACTGCTCAACCTGCCCCGCGGCGTCAGCGAAGCTTATGTCCGGTACCTGCAAGTGATGACCGAACATGATTTGTTTCTTGAAGCTCTGCCAGCGGTTGAAGAACGGCTGGTGGCCCGTGTTCGACGCCCGGACGTTGACCCGGAAGATTGGGCAGGTCTGGCCCGCGCGATGAGCGCCACAGCGGATGAAGAACCAAAATTTGCCAAAGCGGTCAATGACAGTTTTGTGCGGGTGATGCAGGCCGTGCCGGAAGATATGAACTTCGGCCTCTTGATCCTGAATGAAAAACTGGTACCTGCCAGCGAAAAAATCCCGTTCCTTCGGATGATGCACAACCGGGCGGCGGATACGGTGCTGGCCGCTTATTCAAACGGGGACTATAACTTCAATAACTATGGCTACTACACCTATTACTTTAATTACAGTTCGCCGGCCAACGTGTTGAAAGTCGTCGAACAACGCTGGATTGACCATCTGCTGGAAAAGAAAAACTATCCAGAAGCTGAAAAAACGCTGGCGGAGATGCGTTCCTTGCGCACACTGCTCTTTGGACAACTGCGTGAAAGTGAGGCGGTCAATCCAGATGAATATTATTCCGATTCGGACGACTTAACCGTTGAACCAACCTGGATGGTGATGGCCCAGGCCGTACTTGAACTGCGCACCAATCGGGCCGCCCTGGCCTTGCAACGACTCCGAACCGCGATTGGACTTGATAAAGCCGATGATTTTCGAGAAGGTGAAATGGATTATGAAGGAAACGACTACAGTTATGACTCGGAAACGAAAGTTACCTATCAGAATGCCTATAACCTTCTTGTAAATGAAAACCATCAGGCCGAAGCTGATGCCCTGCTGGGTGAGTTCTACCAGAAATTCCAATCGCCAAACTCTCCACTGAGCTTCTTTGTTGGAATGGCTGAAATTGAATTTCGCCGGGGGCGAACAGCCGAAGGTCTCGCCCAGTTAACCCGTCTGATCAACAATCGCAACACTGCTGATGCGTTGATTTCAGCAGCGGAAACTGCGGCTCACTACGGACAATTTGCCCAGGCAGTTGAATGGCGGACCAAAGCCACCCGGCTCGCCCCGCTCAACACCCTCAATCGGATTGAGCTGGCAAGAGTTCAGGAACGAGTCGGCACGGCAGAGACCGCCCTGACCACACTGGCCGATCTGATTGATAACCAGAATACAACCAACCCTGAGCGACTGACGGCGATTGAAGTTCTGGGCGGCATTGCCCGCCGCAATCGCACTGCGGCTTCAGCCCTGATGGCCCGGTATACCAGCAAACCGGAATACACATCCCAACTCGTGCTGGCCCAAATCCAGGAAGCAACTGGAAACACCAGTGCCGCCAAATCCATTCTGGATCGGCTGGCAGCCGCACCGTTTGCCACCATGGCCCGGATTGAACGCGGGCAACTGGCGATTCGTGAAAAACAACCCGAAACGGCACTCACGGCCTATCTGGCAGCGCTCAAGGACGATCCAGAGAAACAACTTTCCGAGCGCCTGGCCTTTGCCGATGCCCAGCCGGGAACCAACCTGATCGAACTCTATCTGGCCACCAATCAGTCTCCAGCCGCCCTCCGACTGGCGGGGACGCCAACCACGGAGGAATCAGAATCCAGCGACAGCGATTTGACCAGTTTTACTTATCAAACCATTGTCAACGAAGACAGCCTGCCGGAGCCGGCCCTGCGAACCCTTGCGGCTGAAAGTCGGCGGCATACCCGCGACTATCAACAGCGGGTTTATCCACTTCTGGTCGAAGCCGCTGTCCAGACGGGCGACCTTCCACAAGCGCTCGAATTTGCCCGTGTGGCCCGAAAGTTTGCGAAGACACCGGAACTGATTGCGGCGGCTGACAAGCGGATTGAGACGTTGACTGAGCAGGTCAACCAGTTCAATCGCACCAACCTGATTTTTGGCACGAGCGTGACTGGACCGGAATCATTGGAAAGCACGCTTGGGGAAGCAATTGCGAGGAAATGA
- a CDS encoding tetratricopeptide repeat protein — translation MKNKPSSTTQTAPAPWLYHPTLDLIVGCGAWSFPLLLLDYGIGPGKPIAVLVSFYALALVFNYPHYMATLYRAYRTHEDVTKYKYFTLYFTGLIVLTAILTHWSYELLPWVFTTYITWSPWHYTGQNYGLAMMFARRAGAQPPTWQRNLFYTAFHSSFFILFFTFHSGPSSDPVLVSLGFPIGFGYWARVVLVGVFLITSLWSIWLLVRQSSWKAMLAPIVLLSTQFLWFVAPTLLEFGSGVSIAQTRYSSGVLAVMHSAQYLWITSYFARREAQTSAIPNWSFAAYFGTLIVGGIALFLPGPWLISYAFHYDFAASFLIFTAIVNIHHFMMDGVIWKLRDGRIAALLLTPSSGKVAASSQYKVALVDAVRWVTGASTGARVFRIATAIGLLFLAGLDLVKFYFTTNEQNLPNLVRAAELNPYDSVAQRRLAQAQLRQNNTDQTIVALQIAVKVNPHDPNTQQLLGKMLLEQDRLTEAYAHYQQMVVNIPNDANVLMNYAVLEAQFGDTDKAIAGWEQALQLDPGQLNAHRYLTENYKQQGNFQKAMFHAERFLESARKLPPDQVTPADVMMITLRLAQSEAQLNAQPAAITHFEAVITQSRQIGNRDVEALALVQCGEAYGQLKQFDKALGVYQQGLQLERPNSSQADLAVDWFNYGQLLQSCQAPNRLILACFLKAETLLLNAGSGVQSSLNVVRRARIELESRPDSDAAQTRRQLEVVLQEALRFRKNG, via the coding sequence ATGAAGAATAAACCTTCGTCAACAACCCAAACAGCGCCTGCACCGTGGCTGTATCACCCGACACTTGACCTGATCGTGGGGTGCGGGGCCTGGTCGTTCCCCCTGCTCTTGCTCGATTATGGAATTGGCCCTGGGAAACCCATTGCTGTTCTCGTCAGTTTTTATGCGCTGGCACTGGTGTTTAATTATCCACATTACATGGCCACGCTCTATCGGGCCTATCGCACCCACGAAGACGTCACCAAATACAAATACTTCACCCTCTATTTCACCGGGTTAATTGTCCTGACCGCGATCCTGACGCACTGGTCGTATGAACTGCTGCCGTGGGTCTTTACCACCTACATCACCTGGAGTCCCTGGCACTACACGGGTCAAAACTACGGACTGGCCATGATGTTTGCCCGGCGGGCTGGTGCTCAACCGCCCACCTGGCAGCGAAATCTGTTTTACACCGCGTTTCACTCCTCGTTTTTCATTCTCTTTTTCACCTTCCACAGTGGTCCATCCAGCGACCCGGTACTTGTCTCCCTTGGCTTTCCGATTGGGTTTGGATACTGGGCACGTGTGGTGCTAGTTGGAGTGTTTCTGATCACAAGCCTCTGGAGCATCTGGCTTTTGGTCCGACAATCAAGCTGGAAAGCCATGCTGGCGCCGATTGTTTTACTCTCGACACAGTTTCTCTGGTTTGTGGCGCCGACATTGCTCGAATTCGGATCAGGTGTCTCAATTGCCCAGACCCGGTACAGCTCTGGTGTCCTGGCCGTCATGCACTCGGCCCAGTATTTGTGGATTACCAGTTACTTTGCCCGTCGCGAAGCCCAAACCAGTGCGATTCCAAACTGGAGTTTCGCCGCCTATTTCGGAACGCTGATTGTCGGTGGAATTGCGTTGTTTCTTCCCGGCCCGTGGTTGATCAGCTATGCGTTTCACTATGACTTTGCCGCCAGCTTTTTGATCTTCACGGCAATTGTCAATATTCATCACTTTATGATGGACGGCGTCATTTGGAAATTGCGGGATGGACGCATCGCCGCCCTGCTCCTGACGCCTTCAAGTGGAAAAGTAGCCGCGAGTTCCCAGTACAAAGTCGCGTTGGTTGATGCGGTTCGATGGGTGACCGGCGCGAGCACTGGAGCGCGAGTCTTTCGCATAGCAACCGCCATTGGGTTGCTCTTTCTCGCCGGACTGGATCTGGTCAAGTTCTACTTTACAACCAATGAACAAAACCTTCCGAATCTGGTTCGGGCGGCAGAACTCAACCCATATGATTCAGTCGCTCAACGACGACTGGCCCAGGCTCAGCTTCGACAAAACAATACCGATCAAACCATTGTTGCCCTGCAAATAGCAGTGAAGGTCAACCCTCACGACCCAAATACCCAGCAGTTACTCGGGAAAATGCTGCTCGAACAGGATCGGCTCACCGAAGCCTATGCCCACTATCAACAAATGGTGGTCAATATCCCCAATGATGCCAATGTTTTGATGAACTATGCCGTTTTGGAAGCCCAATTTGGCGATACTGACAAAGCCATTGCCGGTTGGGAACAGGCCCTGCAGCTTGATCCAGGTCAATTGAACGCCCATCGGTATTTGACCGAAAACTATAAACAACAGGGCAATTTCCAAAAGGCGATGTTTCATGCCGAACGGTTTCTGGAATCGGCCAGGAAACTCCCGCCAGATCAAGTCACTCCAGCCGATGTCATGATGATCACCTTGCGTCTGGCCCAATCTGAAGCTCAGTTGAATGCCCAACCGGCGGCCATCACCCACTTTGAAGCGGTCATCACTCAGTCCCGGCAGATTGGGAACCGTGATGTCGAAGCCCTCGCACTGGTTCAATGCGGGGAAGCTTATGGCCAGCTCAAACAATTCGATAAAGCCTTGGGTGTGTATCAACAAGGGTTACAGCTTGAGCGCCCCAACAGCAGCCAGGCTGATTTAGCCGTTGACTGGTTTAACTACGGGCAGTTGTTACAAAGCTGCCAGGCGCCCAACCGCCTGATTTTGGCCTGTTTTCTCAAAGCGGAGACGCTGTTGCTCAATGCCGGATCCGGAGTCCAATCATCTTTGAATGTTGTGCGCCGGGCCCGAATCGAACTCGAATCACGACCTGATAGCGATGCCGCCCAGACCCGCCGTCAGTTGGAAGTCGTTTTGCAAGAAGCACTTCGGTTTCGAAAAAATGGATAG